A region from the Gammaproteobacteria bacterium genome encodes:
- a CDS encoding 2-C-methyl-D-erythritol 4-phosphate cytidylyltransferase, protein MGAGVPKQYLPLAGRPLLAHAVERVAGHPRVSGAVVVLARDDALWDAVELGPVPRPRRATGGAERCHSVLNGLEALADDAAEDDWVLVHDAARPCVRREDIDRLMDELAGHPVGGLLGLPARDTLKRADPDGNVRETVARAGLWRALTPQMFRFGLLRRALQAAIGRGLLVTDEAQAVELAGHVPRLVEGSPDNVKVTAPRDLALAELFLRAQEAHQ, encoded by the coding sequence ATGGGCGCAGGGGTGCCCAAGCAGTACCTGCCCCTCGCCGGGCGCCCGCTGCTGGCGCACGCCGTCGAGCGCGTCGCCGGACACCCGCGGGTGTCCGGGGCCGTGGTCGTGCTCGCGCGGGACGACGCGCTCTGGGATGCGGTCGAGCTCGGCCCCGTGCCGCGGCCGCGCCGGGCGACCGGTGGTGCCGAGCGCTGCCATTCGGTGCTGAACGGACTGGAGGCCCTGGCCGACGACGCGGCCGAGGACGACTGGGTCCTGGTCCACGACGCCGCGCGCCCCTGCGTGCGGCGCGAGGACATCGACCGGCTCATGGACGAGCTTGCCGGGCACCCGGTCGGCGGACTGCTGGGGCTGCCGGCGCGCGACACCCTGAAGCGGGCGGACCCGGACGGCAACGTGCGGGAGACCGTCGCCCGCGCCGGGCTCTGGCGCGCCCTGACTCCCCAGATGTTCCGCTTCGGCCTGCTGCGCCGGGCGCTCCAGGCGGCGATCGGCAGGGGGCTCCTGGTCACCGACGAGGCCCAGGCCGTGGAGCTTGCGGGTCACGTTCCCCGCCTGGTCGAGGGCAGTCCCGACAACGTGAAGGTGACGGCGCCCCGGGACCTGGCGCTCGCCGAGTTGTTCCTGAGGGCCCAGGAGGCTCACCAGTGA
- a CDS encoding Smr/MutS family protein, whose amino-acid sequence MKRHTPSEEEVRLFRDAVGPVRALEHDRHLPETAGPPPVPSQRRRDEKQVLRDLLSDGLDPADLETGEELVYLRPGLPYSLLRRLRRGQFSVGPQLDLHGLTVDEARAALGAFLHEVQRGGRRCVRIVHGKGLRSRQGQPVLKVKVNHWLRQREEVLAFCSARPVDGGTGAVYVLLKG is encoded by the coding sequence TTGAAGCGGCACACACCCAGCGAGGAGGAAGTCCGGCTCTTCCGCGACGCGGTCGGACCGGTCCGGGCCCTGGAGCACGATCGCCACCTCCCGGAGACGGCAGGACCGCCGCCGGTGCCCTCCCAGCGCCGGCGCGACGAGAAGCAGGTGCTGCGTGACCTCCTCTCCGACGGCCTCGACCCGGCGGACCTGGAGACCGGCGAGGAGCTCGTCTACCTGAGGCCGGGCCTGCCCTACTCCCTGCTGCGGCGCCTGCGCCGGGGCCAGTTCAGCGTCGGCCCCCAGCTCGACCTGCACGGTCTCACGGTCGACGAGGCGCGGGCCGCGCTCGGCGCCTTCCTGCACGAGGTCCAGCGGGGCGGCCGGCGCTGCGTGCGCATCGTGCACGGCAAGGGCCTGCGCTCCCGTCAGGGTCAGCCGGTGCTCAAGGTGAAGGTCAACCACTGGCTGCGCCAGCGCGAGGAGGTGCTCGCGTTCTGCTCGGCCCGCCCCGTGGACGGCGGTACCGGGGCGGTCTACGTGCTCCTGAAGGGCTGA
- a CDS encoding YqhA family protein, which produces MMKWLERTFEAMLWQSRVVVLFAVVASLLSAFAMFYLATVDAVYMFLHLAHYWEPGLDAVARADLHGEAVAHVVEIVDGYLLGAVLLIFALGLYELFISKLDVAKASETSNNVLLIGSLDDLKTRLAKVILMILIVKFFEHVIDMHFDRPLDLLYLAGGIALIGAALWLTHSDDHGQGNHQGAPRDEPSDEHPVS; this is translated from the coding sequence ATGATGAAGTGGCTTGAACGGACCTTCGAGGCCATGCTCTGGCAGAGCCGGGTCGTGGTGCTGTTCGCGGTGGTCGCCAGCCTGCTGTCCGCGTTCGCGATGTTCTACCTGGCCACCGTCGACGCGGTCTACATGTTCCTGCACCTGGCGCATTACTGGGAGCCGGGGCTCGACGCCGTCGCCCGCGCCGACCTGCACGGCGAGGCGGTCGCCCACGTGGTGGAGATCGTGGACGGTTATCTGCTCGGGGCCGTCCTGCTCATCTTCGCCCTCGGGCTGTACGAGCTCTTCATCAGCAAGCTCGACGTGGCCAAGGCGTCCGAGACCTCGAACAACGTGCTGCTGATCGGAAGCCTGGACGACCTGAAGACGCGGCTCGCGAAGGTCATCCTGATGATCCTGATCGTGAAGTTCTTCGAGCACGTCATCGACATGCACTTCGACCGGCCGCTCGACCTCCTCTACCTGGCGGGCGGGATCGCGCTCATCGGCGCGGCGCTCTGGCTCACCCACTCCGACGACCACGGGCAGGGGAACCACCAGGGCGCGCCGAGGGACGAGCCGAGCGACGAGCATCCCGTGAGCTAG
- the ispF gene encoding 2-C-methyl-D-erythritol 2,4-cyclodiphosphate synthase — protein MRIGHGFDAHRFGAVRPLVIGGVTVPHPQGLLAHSDGDVLVHALCDALLGAAGLGDIGRHFPDSSAEYAGVDSRVLLRRVVALLGAQGLGLGNADLTVVAQAPKLAPHVPAIRATLAADLGVDPSRVNVKATTTEGMGFTGRGEGMAAHAVVLLVERQASPAAPA, from the coding sequence GTGAGAATCGGTCACGGCTTCGACGCACACCGTTTCGGTGCCGTCCGGCCCCTCGTGATCGGAGGCGTGACGGTGCCTCACCCCCAGGGCCTCCTTGCCCACTCCGACGGCGACGTCCTGGTGCACGCCCTGTGCGACGCCCTGCTCGGGGCGGCGGGCCTCGGCGACATCGGCCGACACTTCCCGGACTCGAGCGCCGAGTACGCAGGCGTCGACAGCCGGGTCCTGCTGCGCCGCGTGGTCGCCCTGCTGGGGGCACAGGGGCTCGGGCTGGGCAACGCCGACCTCACGGTCGTGGCCCAGGCGCCGAAGCTCGCACCCCACGTGCCGGCCATCCGCGCCACCCTGGCGGCGGACCTGGGCGTCGACCCGTCGCGGGTCAACGTGAAGGCCACCACCACCGAGGGGATGGGGTTCACCGGGCGCGGGGAGGGGATGGCCGCCCACGCGGTCGTCCTGCTCGTGGAGCGGCAAGCCTCCCCGGCCGCGCCGGCGTGA
- the truD gene encoding tRNA pseudouridine(13) synthase TruD translates to MPWEDLPRAHGEPPARARWRVAPEDFAVDEVLGFEPLGTGQHVLLQLRKRGANTVWVAGQLARLAGVAPVAVGYSGLKDRDAVTTQWFSVDLAGRPEPDWGQLAPGAVEVLAARRHDRKLRRGSHRANRFVLVLRDVTGVRAALEERLGVLRDRGFPNYFGEQRFGRDGSNPARARAMLGGRLRVRDRAERGLYLSAARSVLFNRVLAARVGGGTWDRPLAGEVLMLDGRHSRFLAEEPTPELMERAGRGEVHPTGPLWGRGEPEPREEARRVEEEALAGCGDWCRGLEEAGLESDRRALRARAHDLAWRWTGDDALELAFTLTSGAYATALLREVAAPDQPFRST, encoded by the coding sequence ATCCCCTGGGAGGACCTGCCCCGGGCCCACGGGGAGCCGCCCGCCCGGGCACGCTGGCGGGTCGCGCCGGAGGACTTCGCGGTCGACGAGGTCCTGGGTTTCGAGCCGCTCGGCACCGGGCAGCACGTCCTCCTGCAGCTGCGCAAGCGCGGGGCGAACACCGTCTGGGTGGCCGGCCAGCTCGCACGCCTCGCGGGTGTGGCCCCGGTCGCGGTCGGCTACTCGGGGCTGAAGGACCGCGACGCCGTGACCACCCAGTGGTTCTCCGTCGACCTGGCGGGCCGTCCCGAGCCCGACTGGGGTCAGCTCGCACCCGGCGCCGTCGAGGTGCTCGCCGCGCGGCGCCACGACCGCAAGCTGCGCCGGGGCAGCCACCGCGCCAACCGGTTCGTCCTGGTGCTGCGGGATGTCACGGGCGTGCGGGCTGCCCTCGAAGAGCGCCTCGGCGTCCTGCGTGACCGTGGCTTCCCCAACTATTTCGGCGAGCAGCGGTTCGGCCGGGACGGGTCGAACCCGGCCCGGGCGCGGGCGATGCTGGGGGGGCGCCTGCGGGTCCGGGACCGCGCCGAGCGCGGGCTCTACCTCTCGGCCGCCCGCTCGGTCCTCTTCAACCGTGTCCTCGCTGCCCGGGTCGGCGGCGGGACCTGGGACCGCCCCCTCGCGGGCGAGGTGCTGATGCTGGACGGCCGCCACAGCCGTTTCCTGGCCGAGGAGCCGACGCCGGAGTTGATGGAGCGCGCTGGGCGGGGGGAGGTACACCCCACGGGACCGCTCTGGGGTCGGGGCGAGCCGGAGCCCCGTGAGGAGGCCCGGCGGGTCGAGGAGGAAGCCCTCGCCGGCTGCGGGGACTGGTGCCGAGGGCTCGAAGAGGCGGGGCTCGAGTCGGACCGCCGCGCGCTACGCGCCCGGGCCCACGACCTCGCCTGGCGCTGGACCGGGGACGACGCCCTGGAGCTCGCCTTCACGCTCACCAGCGGGGCCTACGCCACCGCCCTCCTGCGCGAGGTCGCAGCCCCCGATCAGCCCTTCAGGAGCACGTAG
- the purL gene encoding phosphoribosylformylglycinamidine synthase — protein MYLRGSPALSRFRLDKTLDQARAAGAGALTGAFAEYVHFVELREPLAPGDLAVLRQLLDYGPPPTSLPPRGQLQLVVPRPGTISPWSTKATDIAHVCGLAAVSRIERGVAWYLESEAGAGLDPRALAVVQGLVHDRMTEVVTADFAEAERRLFQHAEPARLQSVDLLEGGRGALERANRELGLALSDDEVDYLLASFRALGRNPHDVELMMFAQANSEHCRHKVFNATWTLDGAPGEGTLFGMVKETHRRSPGDVLSAYRDNAAVVRGFPAARFAPDPGDGRYRYVEEPVHILMKVETHNHPTAISPGPGAATGTGGEIRDEAATGRGARTKAGLVGFSVSNLRIPGFEQAWEVDHGKPGRIASALDIMIEGPVGAAGFGNEFGRPNLVGYFRTYEQSVPGVGGPEVRGYHKPIMLAGGVGNIRAPHVAKGHIPTGAKVIVLGGPAMLIGLGGGAASSMASGASEEALDFASVQRANPEMQRRAQEVIDRCRELGEANPIVAVHDVGAGGLSNAVPELLHESGRGGRLELRAVPSDDPGMSPLEIWCNESQERYVLSVRPEDLARFSALCERERCPYAVLGEATDDGRLVMHDRHFANTPIDLPLEVLLGKPPRMHREAAHVRPPRPPLDLTGIDLREAALRVLRLPAVADKTFLVTIGDRSVTGLVARDPMVGPWQVPVADCAVTATGYRSRTGEAMAIGERTPLALVDAPASGRMAVAEAITNLAAAAVEDLGQVVLSANWMAAVGHPGEDAALFDTVRSVALELCPTLGIAVPVGKDSLSMKTVWHEAGEERAVTAPLSLIASAFAPVADIARTLTPVLRTDRGETDLLLVDLGRGRNRLGASALAQVYGQLGDQVPDLDHPGDLKGFFAAVQRLSSDGLLLAYHDRSDGGLWATLCEMAFAGHTGLEVDLTGLSGGSLETLFSEELGAVLQVRVGDRQAVLGAFEGAGLGGHVHRIGAPATHGRVVVRQGREILLDLSRVELHRTWSETTFRMQALRDHPDCAREEYDRLLDGEDPGLSVTLTFDPAAPPAPHLAGARPRVAVLREQGVNGHVEMAAAFDRAGFEAVDVHMSDVLSGRSRLEGFRGLVACGGFSYGDVLGAGGGWARSVLFNSRARDAFAAFFVRPDTFALGVCNGCQTLSLLHDLIPGAEAWPRFLRNRSEQFEARLVMVEVTESPSLFFAGMAGSRLPVVVAHGEGRVEHRDAAHAAAVGTGGLLALRYVNGRGRPAERYPENPNGSPGGATGFTTPDGRFTILMPHPERLFRTPQWSWHPDGWGEDSPWMRFFRNARTWVG, from the coding sequence ATGTACCTGCGCGGCTCCCCCGCCCTCTCCCGATTTCGCCTGGACAAGACCCTCGACCAGGCCCGAGCCGCAGGGGCCGGCGCGCTCACCGGCGCCTTCGCCGAGTACGTCCACTTCGTCGAGCTGCGCGAGCCCCTCGCCCCAGGAGACCTCGCCGTCCTGCGCCAACTGCTGGACTACGGCCCACCCCCCACCTCCTTGCCGCCCCGGGGGCAGCTCCAGCTCGTGGTCCCCCGCCCCGGCACCATCTCGCCGTGGTCCACCAAGGCCACCGACATCGCCCACGTCTGCGGCCTGGCGGCGGTGTCGCGCATCGAGCGGGGCGTCGCCTGGTATCTCGAGAGCGAGGCGGGCGCTGGGCTCGACCCGCGGGCACTGGCGGTCGTCCAGGGGCTCGTCCACGACCGCATGACGGAGGTGGTGACGGCGGACTTCGCGGAGGCCGAACGCCGGCTCTTCCAGCACGCCGAGCCGGCCCGCCTGCAGTCCGTGGACCTCCTGGAGGGCGGCCGGGGAGCCCTCGAGCGGGCCAACCGGGAGCTCGGCCTCGCCCTCTCGGACGACGAGGTGGACTACCTCCTCGCCAGCTTCCGGGCCCTCGGGCGCAACCCCCACGACGTCGAGCTGATGATGTTCGCCCAGGCGAACTCGGAGCACTGCCGCCACAAGGTCTTCAACGCCACCTGGACCCTGGACGGCGCCCCGGGCGAGGGGACCCTCTTCGGCATGGTCAAGGAGACGCACCGCCGCAGCCCCGGGGACGTCCTCTCCGCCTACCGGGACAACGCGGCCGTGGTGCGCGGCTTCCCCGCCGCCCGCTTCGCCCCCGACCCCGGCGACGGGCGCTACCGCTACGTCGAGGAGCCGGTCCACATCCTGATGAAGGTGGAGACCCACAACCACCCCACCGCGATCTCCCCCGGCCCCGGGGCCGCCACCGGCACGGGGGGTGAGATCCGCGACGAGGCCGCCACCGGCCGCGGGGCCCGGACCAAGGCCGGTCTGGTGGGCTTCTCGGTCTCGAACCTGCGGATCCCGGGCTTCGAGCAGGCCTGGGAGGTGGACCACGGGAAACCGGGCAGGATCGCCTCCGCACTCGACATCATGATCGAGGGCCCGGTCGGGGCCGCGGGGTTCGGCAACGAGTTCGGGCGCCCGAACCTCGTGGGGTATTTCCGGACCTACGAGCAGAGCGTCCCCGGCGTCGGCGGCCCCGAGGTCCGGGGCTACCACAAGCCCATCATGCTGGCCGGCGGGGTCGGCAACATCCGCGCGCCCCACGTGGCCAAGGGGCACATCCCCACGGGAGCCAAGGTCATCGTCCTCGGGGGACCGGCGATGCTGATCGGACTCGGCGGCGGCGCGGCCTCATCGATGGCCTCCGGGGCGAGCGAGGAGGCGCTCGACTTCGCCTCGGTGCAGCGGGCCAATCCCGAGATGCAGCGCCGGGCCCAGGAGGTCATCGACCGCTGCCGGGAGCTCGGGGAGGCCAACCCCATCGTGGCCGTCCACGACGTGGGCGCCGGTGGCCTGTCCAACGCGGTCCCCGAGCTGCTGCACGAGAGCGGCCGCGGCGGGCGGCTGGAGCTGCGCGCCGTGCCGAGCGACGACCCCGGGATGTCGCCGCTCGAGATCTGGTGCAACGAGTCCCAGGAGCGCTACGTGCTGTCCGTGCGCCCCGAGGACCTGGCGCGCTTCTCGGCCCTGTGCGAGCGCGAGCGCTGCCCGTACGCCGTGCTCGGGGAGGCGACGGACGACGGGCGCCTGGTGATGCACGACCGCCACTTCGCCAACACCCCCATCGACCTGCCGCTCGAGGTCCTGCTCGGCAAGCCGCCGCGCATGCACCGGGAGGCGGCCCACGTGCGCCCGCCCCGCCCGCCCCTCGACCTCACGGGCATCGACCTGCGCGAGGCGGCCCTGAGAGTGCTCCGGCTGCCGGCCGTCGCGGACAAGACCTTCCTCGTGACCATCGGCGACCGCAGCGTGACCGGTCTGGTGGCGAGGGACCCGATGGTCGGCCCGTGGCAAGTCCCGGTCGCGGACTGCGCCGTCACTGCGACCGGCTACCGGTCCCGCACGGGCGAGGCGATGGCCATCGGCGAGCGCACCCCCCTCGCGCTCGTGGACGCGCCGGCATCCGGGCGCATGGCGGTGGCGGAGGCCATCACGAACCTCGCCGCGGCCGCCGTGGAGGACCTCGGCCAGGTGGTCCTCTCGGCGAACTGGATGGCCGCCGTGGGGCACCCCGGTGAGGACGCGGCCCTCTTCGACACCGTGCGCTCGGTGGCGCTCGAGCTCTGCCCGACCCTCGGGATCGCGGTGCCGGTGGGCAAGGACAGCCTCTCCATGAAGACCGTGTGGCACGAGGCCGGAGAGGAGCGCGCCGTCACCGCCCCCCTCTCGCTCATCGCCTCGGCGTTCGCGCCGGTCGCGGACATCGCCCGCACCCTGACCCCGGTGCTGCGGACCGACCGGGGCGAGACCGACCTGCTGCTCGTGGACCTGGGCCGCGGGCGGAACCGCCTGGGGGCCTCGGCGCTCGCCCAGGTCTACGGCCAGCTGGGCGACCAGGTGCCCGATCTCGACCACCCCGGGGACCTGAAGGGCTTCTTCGCGGCCGTCCAGCGGCTGAGCTCCGACGGGCTCCTGCTGGCCTACCACGACCGCTCGGACGGCGGGCTGTGGGCGACGCTCTGCGAGATGGCCTTCGCGGGCCACACCGGTCTCGAGGTGGACCTGACCGGCCTCTCCGGCGGGTCACTGGAGACCCTCTTCAGCGAGGAGCTGGGCGCCGTGCTGCAGGTCCGCGTAGGGGACCGCCAGGCGGTGCTCGGCGCCTTTGAGGGCGCCGGGCTCGGCGGCCACGTGCACCGCATCGGAGCGCCCGCGACCCACGGGCGGGTGGTCGTGCGCCAGGGCCGCGAAATCCTGCTCGACCTCTCGCGGGTCGAGCTGCACCGGACCTGGTCGGAGACGACGTTCCGGATGCAGGCCCTGCGCGACCACCCGGACTGCGCCCGCGAGGAATACGACCGCCTGCTCGACGGGGAAGACCCGGGGCTCTCGGTCACGCTCACCTTCGACCCCGCCGCGCCCCCGGCCCCCCACCTCGCCGGCGCCCGCCCGCGGGTGGCCGTCCTGCGCGAGCAGGGGGTGAACGGCCACGTGGAGATGGCAGCGGCCTTCGACCGGGCCGGCTTCGAGGCAGTGGACGTGCACATGAGCGACGTCCTCTCCGGGCGCTCAAGGCTGGAGGGCTTCCGCGGCCTAGTGGCCTGCGGCGGCTTCTCCTACGGCGACGTCCTGGGGGCCGGAGGTGGCTGGGCCCGCTCGGTCCTCTTCAACTCACGGGCCCGGGACGCCTTCGCGGCCTTCTTCGTCCGCCCGGACACCTTCGCCCTGGGGGTCTGCAACGGCTGCCAGACGCTCTCGCTCCTCCACGACCTGATCCCGGGCGCCGAGGCCTGGCCGCGGTTCCTGCGCAACCGCTCGGAGCAGTTCGAGGCGCGCCTGGTGATGGTAGAGGTCACCGAGAGCCCGTCGCTCTTCTTCGCCGGGATGGCGGGGTCGCGCCTGCCGGTCGTGGTGGCCCACGGCGAGGGGCGGGTCGAGCATCGCGACGCCGCCCACGCGGCGGCCGTCGGCACCGGCGGCCTGCTGGCCCTGCGCTACGTAAACGGGCGCGGCCGGCCGGCAGAGCGCTACCCCGAGAACCCCAACGGCTCCCCGGGCGGCGCCACCGGGTTCACCACCCCGGACGGCCGCTTCACCATCCTGATGCCCCACCCGGAGCGGCTCTTCCGCACGCCCCAGTGGTCCTGGCACCCCGACGGCTGGGGCGAGGACTCACCCTGGATGCGGTTCTTCCGCAACGCCCGCACCTGGGTGGGCTGA
- a CDS encoding septum formation initiator family protein, which yields MSVLFVLLVGLQQQLWLGDGSLEEVRDLDRRTRAQQGENEQYLERNRALDAEVRDLKGGLEAIEERARRELGMTRKDETFYLLVEE from the coding sequence ATGTCGGTGCTGTTCGTGCTGCTGGTGGGTCTCCAGCAGCAGCTCTGGCTCGGCGACGGCAGCCTCGAGGAGGTCCGTGACCTCGATCGCCGCACCCGGGCGCAGCAGGGGGAGAACGAGCAATACCTGGAGCGCAACCGGGCGCTCGACGCGGAGGTCCGGGACCTCAAGGGCGGACTGGAGGCCATCGAGGAGCGGGCCCGTCGGGAGCTCGGCATGACACGCAAGGACGAGACGTTCTACCTCCTGGTGGAGGAGTGA
- the mgtA gene encoding magnesium-translocating P-type ATPase gives MDQLGSGPQGLPATTAAERLRQYGANSLEEQPQRTSARLLLHQFESPLVLILVFGGAVSMLAGDWVDAAIILAIVIGSALLGFVQEHRASSAISKLRRRLALTAQVRRDGSARTTSASAIVPGDVIELCAGNLVPADGLIVEARDFLVTEASLTGESLPVEKRPGVVPAQTPLAARTNCVFLGTSVRSGTATVLVVKTGLDTAFGAVARQLKSQPPETEFARGVRQFGHLLVRVMLVMVVFVLAVNHWLDRPAIESLLYGVALAVGISPELLPAIVSVTLSHGARAMARRGVIIRRLEAIENLGSMDVLCTDKTGTLTEGRIALRAAVDLDFRDSASVLRLAYLNAAFETGIDNPLDEALTAAGTREGLTTEGWKKVDEIPYDFVRKRLTIVAAPAEDSGHHWMVTKGAFAQVLAVCSSLDREGSDVPLDHAARERLDAYFRERSTEGFRVLALATKRVAAREEYVRSDEKEMCLRGLLLFFDPPRPDARKTIEDLAGLGIRIKIITGDNRYVSAHVASSIGLDPQAMITGEEIARLKDEALWYRVGRADLFVEVDPQQKERIVRALQRTGCAVGYMGDGINDAPALHAADVGISVEGAVDVARDSADVILLRSDLKVLGAGVRDGRRTFANTLKYICITTSANFGNMVSMALATPILPFLPLAAKQILLNNFLSDLPSVAISTDNVDAAKVALPQRWHVRDVRRFMLVFGLLSTLFDLLTFVVLWKVFRADEPTFQTAWFVVSLMTELAVVLVLRTEQSAIRSRPSGLLLWTTVLVAAVALVSPYLGPLSASFDFVPLPWQVLAVMALVVAGYLVATEAAKRRFFGPG, from the coding sequence ATGGACCAGCTGGGGAGCGGCCCGCAGGGACTGCCCGCCACCACGGCAGCGGAACGGCTTCGGCAATACGGAGCCAACTCGCTCGAGGAGCAACCCCAACGAACCTCCGCCAGGCTCCTGCTGCACCAGTTCGAGAGCCCACTGGTGCTGATCCTCGTCTTCGGCGGCGCCGTCTCCATGCTCGCCGGCGACTGGGTCGACGCCGCGATCATCCTGGCCATCGTGATCGGCAGCGCCCTGCTCGGGTTCGTCCAGGAGCACCGGGCATCCTCCGCGATTTCCAAGCTGCGTCGCCGACTGGCCTTGACCGCGCAGGTACGCCGCGACGGCTCGGCCCGAACGACCAGCGCCAGCGCCATCGTGCCGGGCGACGTGATCGAGCTCTGCGCGGGCAACCTGGTTCCCGCAGACGGACTCATCGTCGAGGCGAGGGACTTCCTGGTGACCGAGGCGAGTCTCACCGGCGAATCCTTGCCGGTGGAGAAACGTCCCGGTGTCGTGCCAGCGCAGACACCCCTGGCCGCCCGGACGAACTGCGTATTCCTCGGCACCTCGGTACGCAGTGGCACGGCCACGGTGCTGGTCGTGAAGACCGGCCTGGACACGGCCTTCGGCGCCGTCGCCAGGCAACTGAAGTCGCAGCCACCGGAAACCGAGTTTGCCCGGGGTGTGCGACAGTTCGGGCACCTTCTCGTCCGCGTCATGCTCGTGATGGTGGTCTTCGTCCTGGCCGTCAATCACTGGTTGGACCGGCCCGCCATCGAATCGCTGTTGTACGGGGTTGCCCTGGCCGTGGGGATTTCACCGGAGCTCCTGCCCGCCATCGTGAGCGTGACCCTCTCCCACGGGGCCCGCGCCATGGCCCGGCGCGGGGTGATCATCCGGAGGCTCGAAGCGATCGAGAATCTGGGCAGCATGGATGTCCTCTGCACGGACAAGACCGGCACGCTCACCGAGGGGCGCATCGCCCTGCGGGCCGCGGTCGATCTGGACTTCCGGGACTCGGCCTCGGTTCTCCGCCTCGCGTACCTCAACGCGGCCTTCGAGACGGGCATCGACAACCCCCTCGACGAGGCGCTGACGGCGGCCGGGACGCGGGAAGGGCTCACCACCGAAGGCTGGAAGAAGGTCGATGAGATCCCTTATGACTTCGTGCGCAAGCGCCTCACGATCGTTGCCGCCCCGGCTGAAGACAGCGGCCATCACTGGATGGTCACCAAGGGCGCCTTCGCGCAGGTGCTCGCGGTCTGTTCCTCGCTCGACCGGGAAGGCAGCGACGTCCCCTTGGACCACGCCGCTCGCGAACGGCTGGACGCCTATTTCCGCGAGAGGAGCACGGAGGGGTTTCGGGTACTCGCGCTCGCGACGAAACGTGTCGCGGCAAGGGAAGAGTATGTTCGCAGCGACGAGAAGGAGATGTGCCTGCGGGGCCTTCTCCTCTTCTTCGACCCGCCGAGGCCAGACGCAAGAAAAACGATCGAAGACCTGGCAGGACTGGGCATTCGAATCAAGATCATCACCGGTGACAACCGCTACGTCTCGGCACACGTGGCCAGCAGCATCGGGCTCGACCCGCAGGCGATGATCACCGGTGAAGAGATCGCCAGACTGAAGGACGAGGCACTCTGGTATCGAGTCGGGCGGGCCGACCTTTTCGTGGAGGTCGACCCGCAACAGAAAGAGCGCATCGTCCGGGCGCTGCAGCGAACCGGTTGCGCCGTGGGCTACATGGGCGACGGCATCAACGACGCTCCTGCCCTGCATGCCGCCGATGTCGGCATCTCGGTCGAAGGGGCCGTCGACGTCGCGAGAGACAGCGCGGACGTGATTCTGCTGCGCAGCGACCTCAAGGTGCTCGGCGCAGGCGTGCGAGACGGCCGCCGCACCTTTGCCAACACCCTGAAGTACATCTGCATCACCACCAGCGCGAACTTCGGCAACATGGTGAGCATGGCCCTGGCGACCCCGATCCTGCCCTTCCTGCCCCTGGCCGCCAAGCAGATCCTGCTGAACAATTTCCTGTCCGACCTGCCATCGGTCGCCATTTCGACCGACAACGTCGACGCTGCCAAGGTCGCCCTGCCCCAGCGCTGGCACGTCCGGGACGTGCGGCGGTTCATGCTCGTGTTCGGCCTGCTCAGCACCCTGTTCGATCTGCTGACGTTCGTCGTTCTCTGGAAGGTGTTCCGGGCCGACGAGCCGACCTTCCAGACCGCGTGGTTCGTGGTCTCCCTCATGACCGAGTTGGCCGTCGTGCTGGTACTGCGGACAGAGCAGTCCGCGATACGGAGCAGGCCGAGCGGCCTGCTGCTCTGGACGACGGTCCTCGTCGCAGCCGTTGCGCTTGTCAGTCCGTACCTCGGTCCGCTCTCCGCGAGCTTCGACTTCGTTCCGCTGCCGTGGCAGGTCCTCGCGGTCATGGCCCTGGTCGTCGCGGGCTACCTCGTGGCGACGGAGGCGGCCAAGCGGCGATTCTTCGGCCCGGGCTGA